Part of the Intestinibacillus sp. Marseille-P6563 genome is shown below.
CGATGTCGCGCGGATGTTCAATGCCGTAGCGCACAGCGTTTTTGGTGATTTCGTTGAAAGTAACGCGCTTATACTGCCCTTCCTTGAGCTTGAGCAGTTCTTTTAAGTGCCAGGAAATGGCTTCGCCCTCGCGGTCCGGGTCCGTTGCGAGATAGACGAAGTCGCTTTCCTTGGCGGCTTTGCGCAGTTCGCTGATGATTTTGTCCTTTCCCTCGATCGGAACATACTCCGGGGCAAAATTGTTGTCAAAATCAATGCTCATTTTCTTTTTGGGCAGATCGCGCAGATGTCCCATGGACGCCTTGACCACATAATCGGACCCCAGATATTTGCCAATGGTCTTTGCCTTGGCCGGGGATTCCACGATTACCAGTTTTGACATATGTTCTGTTCCTCCAATTGGTTCTATACCAGCCTTTGGCTGCTCCGGAACGGGTTCCGGGTTGTGTTCCTGTTAAAATTTGCGCACAATGGCGCCGTTTTTCCGGCCCAGGATACCGTCCAGCTCGAGCATGGTCAGTTCGGTCATGACCCGGGCGGCGGGCAGGTCGGTCTTTTCCAAAATCTCTTCGGGCGTTTCTGCGCCGTCGAGCACAGCTTGCAAAATTTCGCGCTGGGTATCGTTCACCGAATCCGGGATTTTGGGCGGGCCTGCCGGTTTGGGCTCTGCGGGCGTTTCAGGCTGTTCGGTGTACTGCTGGATTTTATCCCACAGATCATGAGCCGGCAGAGGCGCCGGCGGGGTGGAGATCGCCGGGGCGCGCCGCGCTACATGGCCGAGTGCCTGGGCGATGTCGCCCGGCCGCATGACCAGCGCGGCTTCGCCGTCGCGGATGAGCTGATTGCAGCCCACCGAATTCGGCGCATGGATGGTGCCAGGAATGGCAAACACTTCGCGGCCCTGATCAAGTGCCAGATGGGCGGTGATGAGCGCGCCCGAACGCTTGGGCGCTTCCACGATCAAAACGCCGCGGGACAAACCGCTGATGATGCGGTTGCGGATGGGGAACCGGAAGCCGTCGTGCGGGGTGCCGGGCGGATTTTCGCTGATGACCGCCCCGGACAGCTGGATATCGCCCATCAAGAAATTGTTTTGCGGGGGATAACAGATATTCAGGCCACCGGCCAGCACGGCAATGGTCTTGCCGCCTGCTTCGAGTGCCCCGCGGGCCGCGGCGGCATCGGCGCCCAGCGCCATGCCGGATACGACCGTAAACCCAGCCCGGGCCAAGCCCTTGCCGAATTCGTTGGCCGCCAGCAGGCCATAGGGCGACGCTTTGCGGGTGCCTACCACGCCCACGCCGGGCACGCCCTCCAAATCGGGCAGCGTGCCTTTGACGTACAGCACGAGCGGCGGGTCGGGGATGCTGCGCAGAATATCCGGATAGGCCGAATCGGCCTGTGTGATGATCTGAATGTGTAACTTTTCGCAGTCGAATGCAATGGCGCGGGCGCGCTCCAAACTTTTGTCGCTCAAAGCGTCGATTTGCTTGCGGGTCAGCCCCGGCAGGGCTTCCCATTCGGCGCGCGTCATCGCATAAAGGTGTTCGGGGGTGCCGAAACGGCTCAGCAGCTGGTTTTTTGCCAGGGCGGTCATGCCGTCCTTGGCGGCCAGCCAGAGCCAATACGCGGCCCGGTTCATCGCGGCGCCCCCTTGGTCATCTCCCAGATGAGGATGGCAGCCGCCACACCGGCGTTGAGCGATTCGGCCCGACCGGCCATGGGGATGATGACTTTGCGGTCGCTCTGTTCGAGCGCCTGCTGGGTCACGCCCCGGCCCTCATTGCCGACGATCACTGCCGCGGACGACAGCGGCACCTCGGTGACCGGGACGCTGTCGGTGTCCAGTGCCGCCGCATAAATAGGCAGTCCACGCGCCCGCAGAGCCGCCATGGCTTCGCCCAGCGGCATGCGGTATACCGGCTGCCGGAAGGCTGCGCCCATGGTCGCACGCACGACCTTCGGGGCCGTCCAGTCGGTGCAGCCTTCGCACAGGATGACCGCATCCAGTCCAAAGGCATCGGCAGTACGCAGGATGGTGCCCAGATTGCCGGGGTCCTGCACGCCATCCAGCAGGACCGCGCCCGAAAGCGTTTGCGGCAGGTCATCGGCCAGGCGGTGCGGCGGTTCGCAGGCAAAGAGCAGACCTTGCGGGGTCTCCACATCGGAGGCCTGCGCAAACAGCGACGCGCTGGTTTCAAAAATGCGGGCGCCCTGCGCCGCGGCGCGGTCGATGTCGGCACACACGTCGGCCGGAAACGCCTCCCCGGAGCGCAGCAGCACGGTGCGGATGCGCACCCCAGACCCCAGGGCTTCCCCGAGCATCTTGCCGCCCTCGCACACCATTTCCCCGGCGCCCTGGCGGTATTTCTTTTCGCGCGCCAGACGCGCCAAATGGCGCAGCGTGGTATTCTGTTTGCTTTCAATGACCGTCGTCATAGGCAGGTTCCCCTCATTTCGAATGTAATATGCGGAAAGCCTGAATGCGTGGGCATCCAGGCTTTATTTTCAGTCGCCAAGCGGCTTCATCGTCGGGAACAGGAGGACGTCACGGATGGATGCCGAATCGGTCAGGAACATGACCAGACGGTCAATGCCCATGCCCATACCGCCTGTGGGCGGCATGCCGTACTCCAGAGCGGTGATGAAATCATCGTCCATCATGTTCGCCTCGTCATCGCCCGCAGCCCGCAGCGCGACCTGACGCTCAAAGCGACCACGCTGATCGATCGGGTCGTTGAGCTCGGAAAATGCGTTACACAATTCACGGCCATAGACAAAGCATTCGAACCGCTCAGTCAGACGCGGGTCGGACGGCTTACGCTTGGCCAGCGGCGATACTTCGACCGGATAGTCGGTGATGAAGGTCGGCTGCATCAGATTTTCCTCGACGAACTCCTCATAGCAGAAGGCAAGCAGGTCGCCCCAGCTTTCCTTGCCCTTTTCGGGGGTCAGGCCCTTGGCCTTGACGGCCTCAAGCGCCTCTTCGGGGCTCATGTTCATGAAGTCCAGACCCGCGTATTCCTTGACCGCGTCGGCCATGGTCATGCGCTTCCAGCCCTTGGAGAAGTCGAGTTCGGTGCCCTGATAGGTCACCTTGGTGGTGCCCAGCACCTTTTCACACACGTGAACCACCATATCTTCGGTGATGTCCATCATGCCGTGGTAATCGGTGTAGGCCTGATACAGTTCGATGGTGGTAAATTCCGGGTTGTGACGGGTGTCCATACCCTCGTTGCGGAAGATACGACCGATCTCATAGACCTGCTCCAAACCGCCGACGATCAGGCGCTTTAAGTGCAGCTCGGTCGCAATGCGCATGTACATATCAATGTCGAGCGCATTGTGATGGGTGATGAACGGACGGGCTGCCGCGCCGCCCGGAATGGTGTTCAGGCAGGGGGTTTCCACTTCCATGAACCCGCGGGAGTCCATGAAGTTGCGGATCTCGCGCACGATCTTGGAGCGCTTTTCAAAGGTGTCGCGCACCTCGGGATTGACGATCAAATCCACATAGCGCTGCCGATAGCGCATGTCGGTATCCTTCAGGCCGTGCCACTTTTCGGGCAGCGGGATGAGGTTCTTGGACAGCAGGGTCATCTGGGAAACCATGACCGAAATCTCGCCCTTCTGGGTGCGGAATACGGTGCCCTCGATACCGACCAAATCGCCGATGTCCATTTTCTTAAATGCCTTATAGGGTTCGTCGCCCAGTTCGTCGCGCTTGACGTACATCTGAAGCCGGCCAAAGCGGTCAGCCAGATCGGCAAACGATGCCTTACCCATGATGCGCTTGCTCATCATGCGGCCGGCCAGACGGACGGTCTTACCTTCCATCTCGTCGAAGTGGTCTTTGATATCGGTCGTAAAGTTGGTGCGGTCAAAACGCACCTGCTCAAAGGGGTCGTTGCCTGCCGACTGAAGTTCCGCCAGCTTTTCACGGCGGATGCGCAGCAGTTCATTTAGTTCAGCCTGCGTCGGTTCCGCGGCCTTCTGCTCGTGTGCCATGCTGTTCAACCTTTCTGTATTACTTCTTCATATCTACGATCTTATACTTCACCGTGCCGACCGGAGCATCAACCTCAACGATCTCGCCCACCTTGTGGCCCAGCACAGCCTTGCCGAACGGCGATTCATCCGAAATCTTGCCGTCCATCGGGTCGGCTTCCTGCGAGCCGACAAAGTGATATTCTTCCCGGTCGCCAAATTCCAGGTCCTCGACGACAAAGTAGCAGCCCGGCGAAACTTCGTCTGCCGCGTAGGTGTCGCCGGTCACAACGACCGCATGCTTGATGATTTCTTCCAGTTCGGCGATGCGGGAGTACAGTTTGCCCTGTTCGTTTTTGGCTTCGTCGTACTCGGCGTTTTCCGAAAGGTCGCCGAACGAACGCGCTTCTTTCAGCTGCTCGGCAACTTCGTCCGCGCGGGTCGTTTTGAGGTATTCGAGCTCTTCCTTGTAATTGTCCAGACTCTCCTGGGACAGTTTGATTTCCTTAGCCATCTGCAAATCCCTCTCTATAAAAATGAATTTTTAACAATCTTACGATACATTACCTTATTATATGGAGTCAAAAGCCCAATGTCAAGCGGCGTTTCCCGAACTTTTACAATTTTGCTGTCAAAATCGATGAAATCAGTCGTCCAAAGCCGACAGAGATGCCTGGAGCTGCGGGTCATCCTCCTCGGCGGCAAAATACAGGTCAAAGCCCTCGGGCGCGTCGGTCGGAACGTCGGGTGTGATGCCGGTACCGATCAGGCTTTTGCCCTGCGGGGTGAAGTATTCCTGGTCGGACAGATGCAGCGCCGAACCGTCGCTGAGTACATAATTTTGCTGGGAAT
Proteins encoded:
- the greA gene encoding transcription elongation factor GreA, which translates into the protein MAKEIKLSQESLDNYKEELEYLKTTRADEVAEQLKEARSFGDLSENAEYDEAKNEQGKLYSRIAELEEIIKHAVVVTGDTYAADEVSPGCYFVVEDLEFGDREEYHFVGSQEADPMDGKISDESPFGKAVLGHKVGEIVEVDAPVGTVKYKIVDMKK
- the dprA gene encoding DNA-processing protein DprA, producing MNRAAYWLWLAAKDGMTALAKNQLLSRFGTPEHLYAMTRAEWEALPGLTRKQIDALSDKSLERARAIAFDCEKLHIQIITQADSAYPDILRSIPDPPLVLYVKGTLPDLEGVPGVGVVGTRKASPYGLLAANEFGKGLARAGFTVVSGMALGADAAAARGALEAGGKTIAVLAGGLNICYPPQNNFLMGDIQLSGAVISENPPGTPHDGFRFPIRNRIISGLSRGVLIVEAPKRSGALITAHLALDQGREVFAIPGTIHAPNSVGCNQLIRDGEAALVMRPGDIAQALGHVARRAPAISTPPAPLPAHDLWDKIQQYTEQPETPAEPKPAGPPKIPDSVNDTQREILQAVLDGAETPEEILEKTDLPAARVMTELTMLELDGILGRKNGAIVRKF
- the lysS gene encoding lysine--tRNA ligase, translated to MAHEQKAAEPTQAELNELLRIRREKLAELQSAGNDPFEQVRFDRTNFTTDIKDHFDEMEGKTVRLAGRMMSKRIMGKASFADLADRFGRLQMYVKRDELGDEPYKAFKKMDIGDLVGIEGTVFRTQKGEISVMVSQMTLLSKNLIPLPEKWHGLKDTDMRYRQRYVDLIVNPEVRDTFEKRSKIVREIRNFMDSRGFMEVETPCLNTIPGGAAARPFITHHNALDIDMYMRIATELHLKRLIVGGLEQVYEIGRIFRNEGMDTRHNPEFTTIELYQAYTDYHGMMDITEDMVVHVCEKVLGTTKVTYQGTELDFSKGWKRMTMADAVKEYAGLDFMNMSPEEALEAVKAKGLTPEKGKESWGDLLAFCYEEFVEENLMQPTFITDYPVEVSPLAKRKPSDPRLTERFECFVYGRELCNAFSELNDPIDQRGRFERQVALRAAGDDEANMMDDDFITALEYGMPPTGGMGMGIDRLVMFLTDSASIRDVLLFPTMKPLGD
- a CDS encoding TrmH family RNA methyltransferase, with the translated sequence MTTVIESKQNTTLRHLARLAREKKYRQGAGEMVCEGGKMLGEALGSGVRIRTVLLRSGEAFPADVCADIDRAAAQGARIFETSASLFAQASDVETPQGLLFACEPPHRLADDLPQTLSGAVLLDGVQDPGNLGTILRTADAFGLDAVILCEGCTDWTAPKVVRATMGAAFRQPVYRMPLGEAMAALRARGLPIYAAALDTDSVPVTEVPLSSAAVIVGNEGRGVTQQALEQSDRKVIIPMAGRAESLNAGVAAAILIWEMTKGAPR